The window AAAGTAAAATGAAATCAAAAGATAGTTTTCATTATAATTTTTTTGTACATCGAAGAATTTGGGCTGCTTATCAAGATTTATCTAGAAATAGAAAACGCTATAAGTTGATATCTTCAGATTCTAAAAGTATAGAGGAAGTGGCATCTATAATAGAAAATTTGGTGAAAGAAAAATTTCCTAAAATTGTTTTTGCATAATATAATTGTTATCTGCATTAAATTTGTATTAAATTGAAGAATTTTTGCATTTCGTTTCTTTTTTCAAGCGCACTGCTTGATGATATAGTGTATATTTTTTGCTCTCTTAGATTTGATAAAAAAGAATATAAATTATTTTCATCAAAGCATGAGCATAAATCATCGATTAGTAATATCGACTGATTTATGTCCTTGATTGAAGATATGATTGTCATCAATAGCGCTGTTTTCTGCTGGCCTGTAGATAAAAAGTGGATACTTTGATTATCCGCAGATATGCTGAAATCGCTAACATTGATTCCAAAATGCGTTTTACCTGTTTTTTTGTCTTTGTCACGAAATTCACATAAATTCATGATATAAGAAACAATGTTTTCATCATCAGGTTTGCTATTATCATATTGTGACTCAAATTTTCCAACCATAGATACTCTAATTATAAAATCATTTTGAAACAAAATATTAGAAAATTGAGAATTTAGATAATCAATGACAGATTTTCTATCTTGAGCTATTTTTATTGCATATTGCGCCATCATTTTTTCTATACTTGATAACCATGTGTCATCATAGTTATTTAACAAAATTTTGATTCTCTGTTTCCTTAATTCTTCATATTTAATCATATTGTGTAAATGATTACTATTATGATTATAAGCAATTCTATCTATAAATTTTCTGCGAAAATTTTTGTCTGATAAAAATGCAAATAACATATTTGGCGTATACCAATAGATCTTCATTATAGAAGAAATATCATGTATACCCTTAATATTTGAATTATTAATTTTTATACTTTTTTTATTATTTATGGCGTCATAAGCAATTCTTATATTATTAGAAATATCATTATTATCCAAAATTTCAAAATTCACAGAAAAAAAATTTTTACTATACATTACAATTTCCTTACAATAGGAGTTTTTTAAACTTCTTCCAATAGTTAACAAAGATATAGATTCAAGCAAATTTGTTTTACCACATCCATTTTTTCCAATTAAAATTGTCCCTTCTTCTCCTGAAAATTCAAATATTTTTTCTTGATAATTGCGAAAATTATGTAAGCATATTTTTTTTATAGATAACATGAATATTTTATCTCAGATATTTAAAATAAAATTGTATTGAAAAATACAGTTTAAATTATATAGAATTAACGACTTTATCATAGGGAGAAATTTAAAAATTGATAAAAGAAAAAATAAAATATATAAACTGAAAAATTGTAAAAAAAATCTTTCTATGTTAGCCTATTGCAGTATTGAGGATATTTCTCAATTCTATGACAATAAATGATATTTAATAATAGATT is drawn from Anaplasmataceae bacterium AB001_6 and contains these coding sequences:
- a CDS encoding AAA family ATPase gives rise to the protein MLSIKKICLHNFRNYQEKIFEFSGEEGTILIGKNGCGKTNLLESISLLTIGRSLKNSYCKEIVMYSKNFFSVNFEILDNNDISNNIRIAYDAINNKKSIKINNSNIKGIHDISSIMKIYWYTPNMLFAFLSDKNFRRKFIDRIAYNHNSNHLHNMIKYEELRKQRIKILLNNYDDTWLSSIEKMMAQYAIKIAQDRKSVIDYLNSQFSNILFQNDFIIRVSMVGKFESQYDNSKPDDENIVSYIMNLCEFRDKDKKTGKTHFGINVSDFSISADNQSIHFLSTGQQKTALLMTIISSIKDINQSILLIDDLCSCFDENNLYSFLSNLREQKIYTISSSSALEKRNEMQKFFNLIQI